In Portunus trituberculatus isolate SZX2019 chromosome 10, ASM1759143v1, whole genome shotgun sequence, one genomic interval encodes:
- the LOC123502133 gene encoding uncharacterized protein LOC123502133, with amino-acid sequence MCSIKVRQVSGSTHLPAHLSTHLPAHLSAHLSKQLSTHLSKQLFTHLPAHLSTHLPAHLSTHLSKHLSLPHTAPRSVPVHGTYRKSQYHFSWKAQPGRVFTWSKGDEYCTSLGPGWELVSLELPDENFYISQVVARENIKYIWLGGFREPGSRFFVWLSGGAFKGYNWSSTGGRGVPQPDNREGNEYYIALLNNIYKDGIKWHDIANSHEKPVICERMNLGAHNA; translated from the exons ATGTGTTCCATAAAGGTGCGCCAGGTGTCAGGGTCCACACACCTGCCCGCCCACCTGTCCACACATCTGCCCGCCCACCTGTCCGCACACCTGTCCAAACAACtatccacacacctgtccaaaCAACTGTTCACACACCTGCCCGCCCACCTGTCCACACATCTGCCCGCCCACCtgtccacacacctgtccaaaCACCTGTCCTTACCACACACTGCTCCACGTTCCGTCCCG GTGCATGGGACATATCGCAAGAGCCAGTATCATTTCTCGTGGAAGGCTCAACCGGGACGAGTATTCACATGGAGTAAGGGGGACGAGTACTGCACCTCACTGGGTCCGGGCTGGGAGCTAGTAAGCCTCGAGCTGCCTGACGAGAACTTCTACATTAGCCAGGTCGTTGCCAGAG AGAACATTAAGTACATCTGGCTGGGAGGCTTTCGAGAACCAGGCTCCAGGTTCTTCGTGTGGCTGTCTGGAGGCGCCTTCAAGGGATACAACTGGAGCTCAActggagg GAGAGGCGTCCCACAGCCAGACAACAGAGAGGGCAACGAGTATTACATAGCGCTCCTCAACAACATCTACAAGGACGGTATTAAGTGGCATGACATCGCTAACTCTCACGAAAAGCCTGTGATTTGTGAGAGGATGAACCTTGGTGCCCACAATGCCTGA